DNA sequence from the Epinephelus fuscoguttatus linkage group LG2, E.fuscoguttatus.final_Chr_v1 genome:
TTGGAGTTAGCCTTTAGTTGgatcaaagaagaagaggaagaatatACCGAACTTGTGTTTGTCCTTCTGTGTTAATCGCTCATTGACACTGTGCTGGTAAAACCAGACCAGACTTTTTCTGGATCATCCGGTTGCACCCAGTTTGGAGTCTGAGATATTTTTGACTGTTTAATTTCTGGCATTTTGATATGGAACAATGTCACATGTTGCAGCTTCAAAGTTTTTGCAGGTGAGATACCTGTCTGcttcaaacacagctgtttgtCTTTCAGGTGGTCTCTCTCAGAAACCGCATCGATGAGCTGCAGAAACAGTAAGTCACTCAGCGGAAACATGAAgttataaaaacacatcaagcaTTCACAGACCAAGAAACTCTATAAGTACCTTAAAggtgtacttaagtacagtacttgtaCTTAATTATATTCTACCACTGAATACAAGTAGTTATCtacttgtttgtttactttcctcaaaTGTCCACCTTCAGTTTGACTTCAGTGTGTCATGGTGAGATCCTGATTATAGCTGACTAGGTGAATGTATGTGGTCAGTCATAATATGCTTTTTTCAAACTAagtatattattatttacatgTTTTGATAATGTGATGTTAAATATTTGCCCATTATAGGTCAGTGGTTTTAACTAGTAGTTCTATATCTAGCCCCAAGATGGCGGTGTCGCTATAAGAAACTGGTCCTGTAATTGGTTCATGTCTCGCCCTGTGCTTTCTCTACACTACAGTATCTATCTATAATATTAACTTAAACCACTATAAAGGGATCCCTGTACAGATCTGACTCTGTTTGTGCACTTTGCACTTTGCAGCAGCAAGAAGGGAGCCCACTCGCGCCGCAGGAAGTGAGCGGCTGCTGAGTGACGGTTATCTCTATGCGGTCACGCCGGACAGGAGGCGCCTCCCCTCGGATCCAACAGCGGCACAGACACCGTAGACACCCGGAGCTCCCGAGCTCCCAAAAAACTGGACGTCTGCTTGAATGAAATGGTTTTATGGATGAATTTCGCTTCAAtaaagaaattttaaaaaatgttatcactgtgtttgtgtaaagaaaaacaaaataaaaacgaacaaagacaaaaaaagaaggaaaaaaaagattcagaCAATAAAATTTGAATTATTGATCCTCCAGCTTGCTCCAGCTTTGTGTGAATAATCAgtacattacatttacacttCATTTTTTGCAGGTTAATgctgtttttatatattatataaatataaaatactaaCTTTTTTTATAATATCACCATATTGCATtgattatatattatttttgaatttacattttattctaTATTGCAATCACTTCCTCAAAACTTAATGAAAATGTGATAACTAATGGAAGTAATTacagtgtcatttctgtgcacttgtacttttttttttttttttttttttttttaaaatagtcattttacttgtatttttattgtaagtAGGCCTATTGTACTTCATTACACTTTAGGTTGCATCAGAGTAATAACAAAAGTCACCTGATAAAGTACTGATAaactgagagaaaagaaaggcaACAAGGGGATGGAtttagcagctgcagcagagaagctgcAGATGTCTCTGCGGCCACAGGAGGGCAGTACACCACATACTGTAGGTGACACCCTTCAGCTGACACTGTCAAGTGAGCCTTTACTGGTGGGGTGTCAGGGCGTTGTGGGAAAGGTGTGGTCGCACCTGTGCTGGTTTGTgaacaaaaaaaactacataaaaTGGAGAACAATGCCATAAAATTAAGGATGACGACACTATGGGTTACGATCATCATAATTATTATATCTTGGCCATAATGAGGGTTtatgggttgttgttttttttcatttacatgaaTGAATGTGACATTTACCTGTAATTATGATGACATTGACAACAGTCAGATATTTCTTTGGAGAGGTTTTCCTTCTAAATTATAAATTAGACTACGTATGTCAAATGGTGTGATATTTTCTAGTTTAATATTTATCTAATCATTCATATTTTGCCAAAATTGTAACGTGGCTGGACATGAATAAAAAGGTGTTCACTAATTTCAGGTACGGGCAACGCAAAAACCCAAACGGCCCTGTCTACAGCCTGTGTCatgtttgtccgttctgggctacagtagaaacaacatggtggactctgtcgCAAATGGAGCTACAAACGGCTCATTCtggtaacagaaacacaacgTTTCTTcatttcagatgattataccattataaaaacatagttatttATGTTATATTCCCCTTCTGCGAGTATATGCCCTTTAATGCCACACACTAAACTTGAATAAACCACCAGGCAGCAGGCTTTAATGACGAAGCATCCGTAGCagcggctaacatgctaaatgctaaatcaCCTACATTCTCTGAGTGTCTCCGACCTTCAGCACTGAGATGTGTGAAGACTTTCTGCGGATTGTGGACTGGTTGTACTGGGGCCAGAGAGGCAGAGTGGACTGGCTATATTTTACTTTGAGAAGAAGGTGAATCTGGAGCAGCTTGGGGAGGATGACTCACAGGATGACGTCAGACAGGTGAGTCTGCAGTGGTTTATGTTTAtacatctctgtgtttttgccTGTTTGATGgtgttttattctgctgttgCTTCATgaaccaggggcctgtatcacaaaGCGAAGTCAACCTTTCCTTGGTTACCCaaacctatcctgggttgactaaccctaacaatggcaatcatgACAATCAGTATCACGatgctggatatcaactcggtaactcaacccagggttgccttgttaagagccgtgaacgcgcacgcagcggaccaatcacaatcatgagagaagcgcagcgtcactgagcgtcctcacagagcccgtatgtgaggggaaaaaaagtatttctcatgtgaggatcagaattaattctactaaaatatgaggaggagaaaagcaacattagagaaaaggccaacaccgtggcagctgcaggaggaggaaacgtgtggcaacgcataacgggatgaataatgattagtttatttgcacataatgtttaaaacagacagtataaaatttacaagattaaaaaaagaaaagtgccggagaggttagaagccactaaaagcttatcaaagaaattcccctgtcaaaacatcaatgaaatcacataatagagaagaaaaaaaaacggggcaggaaagaagaaatagaggaggagagagggtaaaatcaagacaaaacaaggcagcaaataaaatgatgtgtaggttaaattactcatcactggttcaagtagctacagtacctgtaactgtacatctgacactgatcacacccttgaatcccatgaaatcaatgctgcgcagatgaattgcgtgtattacaattatcgtctaacatcattgcgtctgataaactggtcttctttgtcataacgttatatatgctacaataaagcttaaagctgacgccacaattaaatcaacaccaaattgatagtctgagtaaaatcatcctgatagtgagctgtgttagaaattaacagctgcgcaaaaatatacctagtctccctctttaaaaaacaagaaggaaaatccctcaaacaccatgaagtgtagacatgttAGGCTACTTtacacatttccagcagcaaagctgtcaattaggcccattatctttaacagggatcatttcctccaacaaaacaaaatgttggcactaattaatggtgctattaagtgtccgcaaatgatcagtttctttcttatgaaggggtgggatgaaatttcgacttctttccactcctttgtgaacaatcttttcattgtctgttgttgttgctttcttttcttttttaatgttcaaaataaactttcaaatcaaaatcaatcaaatgaattaaacttcccgtcatgactgggctgcatttctgtcagcggagtcattttttccgaacagctgattgaccagtgggtggtgctttttataggatcagattcaaccctgaacttacccgcTCCGGAGCaagatagccgttcagagtaagttaccatggtgatctaccccgataagaactgatccggcttcgtgagaccgaaaacccagggttaaccctgaagttacctcgctaagacattaattctgcttcgtgatacaggccccagctGCGTGTCcacagatgtttttgttgtcagccattttttgTTTAGGCTGCTGTCTGAATTTTGTCCTGCAGGTGTAGTGAAGGTGGATGTGTAATTGATATTCGGTTGTATGCACAGGCTGCATTTGTCCATCTATAGATAAAGATGTTATTGTTGGTTTGGACCTGTGGTGTTGTTTCACTTGTGCAGTCATTAATGCCCTCTGTCTGAGCACATTTTAATTGAGCTTCTTTTTAACTTTTGTCTAAGCACAATTTTACACAAGTAGCCTAACTTTACCTTTGCTTCAGTAAAGACTTTAAAGTGACTGTACTTTACTTTAGTATTCTTTGCATCATTGGGGAAATAATCATATATCTGATCCTGGATTCCAAATGAAgattcatcattcatcatttcTAAATGAAGATCATAAGTCTTTATTATATGTGTAgaatttatttgaggaaaagCAATAAGGTCAACTTACATTCCTTTCAACTACAAAGTATGTTATGTTGCATACAGTATGCACACATTTGGGACATACCACTTTTATATCCGTCACCATGAAGCTAAAACTTAACGCCACTCACCGTGAAATTATGtctgcagttctctgtcattgttatttttatagttatatccttttgttgtttgtaatatttatgattgattattttattcacttAATTAGTATTCCTCTTATTACCGTTTGACTTGTCATCAGTTACTTGATTGTGCTGCCATCTGTCACTGTggcttctgacagctgtcaatcagctgtcaaacaactgtCATCTGTTTGGGGCTCAGACGATGTAATGTGTTGtccactgtgcagaggattgtgggtcagaatagccaaaAACCCATGCTGGCTTGCATGGTGTAAAATCTGACCGGATGTAGTCGAACATTCTGGGCATGcaaaatctttttctggcacacTATAtggtatggtagtatgggtttTGGAAAGCACGGTTTTTCTGTGAGTCACCATTTTCTTGCGAATGCCTGATTGGTAGTGTGCATGTGCAACTCTCAACAGAGATGAGAATATGTGAGGTGTCTCCCTCTGTAAAGACGTGGCATTTACTTGCTTGGGACAGTCCTCCTTGTTGTTGAGCTGTGGTAATGCTTTATAATCcctatttttatattaacactGGATAAAATGACTATCAGTATGTGTACTAGAAAGAGGCCAATCACATCATCAGACTCCAGTTCGCTCTAAACAGTGAGTCAATATCAGATTTGAAAGGTGGAGTCTGATTGTTGATATGTGAACCCAGCACCCAAACAAATACCCCCAATCCAACACTGTTCCTTCAGAAGCTCTGGTAATATCTGTGATGATATTTATGTTTCATTGGTCTGAGCCACTTTGTTTGCTTCCCATTTACAGAGCCGGGGCTGTATGAAcattgggtttttgtttttagcacaCACAAAATGGACAGCTAATGGACTGCGATTGGATTAGAATCACACTCTGCacctttaaataaagtttagctGCATAACATGTTTGTAAAAACAGGAGGAATAGATCTAGAAGACTCTAATATACATAAAGAGCATCATGAAGAATGAAGTAGTGCAGTTTATAAAGACTAAGAATATGAATAAGATAGTTCAAGAATTTActgcagagaggaagacagaatataaatatttctttattaaaattTCATTCACTCATAAATAATATTTAGAAACATATAACACAACAATCCCAGcatcctttgtgtgtgtgtgtgtgagtgtatgtgtgtgtctgtgtgtgtttgtgtatgtgcgtACCATGAACAAACAGCTATTATTTACAGATGTACAAAATGGTCCTCAGTTATCATATCTGCAGCAGAAACCTGTGGGCAAGATGTCCTTTTGTTCTGCTGAGATTATTGGAACACAGCGGCCATCTTCAGTTTGTTAAGAGGCTGAAAACTGAAGAAACTGGACTCAAACTTCAGAGAAAATGAAGCTGGTTTTTGGCTTTTTGTGGAATATAAGTCCTCGGTTCCTTCAGGTTCAGAGCGGCTCGAAGATGCTGTTGGGTTCAGCAGGGGGACTGGAGCCTGCAGGGCTGCTCTGAGGTGATCCAGGGCCTTGGGGGACCACGCTGTCGCCTGGAGGGGCAACAGCTGGATCGGTGCTGATCCGCTCTACGATGCTGGACAAACAGTCCAAACTGGAAATGAGGGATGGTTTACTGCTGCTGGAATCTGTGAGAAAGAAACAGGCAACGTTAAGGTTTGCTCTGTTGGCTgagatgtttcttttttcatgaGAAATATGTCATATTAGGAAGAGGTCTTATTGAAAGAGGCAATGATCATATTAAAAAAGTAACTTCTCATATTCAAGGACAAGTTATATCACAGGAGAAACTGGTTGTATTTAGAGGGAACTGgtcaaatcaaacaaaaaaagttatgttaaaTGACAGAGAGGACATATTAAAAGACATCTTCGTTatctgattttgatttttttttttaacaagggtCATATTTAAGAAGAATTTTGTAATTTTAGAGAATTAAATGGACAAACCTGTCATTTTACTTTAACTAAAAAGGTAGCActcattttaaagtaaaactgAGTCATAAACTAGTCACACTAAAAGAGAAAGCAGACACATTTAAGGGGAAAAGTGGTCATATTAACAGTGAAACTCAAGCTGGACTTTTTAAAAGGAGAGGCAAGTTACTTTAAATTACAGTGTGgtcaaattaaaagacaaatctgtATATCAATAAAGAATATATTCAGCTTAAAGTACAAATTGGTCATATCAAAGAATAAGCTAGTTACTTTAAAGAAAGTATTTAAGTACAAACACACCATCAGAATTGAGTCATAAAACGGAAACACATTAAAAGAGAAACAGCTCTTAATCATCCTAAAGGAGTGAAGATGTGAATGTGAAACTGACCGTCTGTGTGGCCGCAGTAGGAACCGTCACTGTTCTCACTTCTGGTTGAACACGGAGAGATGAAATCCACCTGgaaacagataaataaagttaattaaGTCAACAAATGAAATATCATTGAATGATTAGTGGACATGATGTTTGAGGAAAGGAATGATACACAGAGACGATATAGTACAGCAGTAAATCAGTAAAACTGATTAAATATTTAGCTGAATTTAAAACATGATTTATGCTGAAAGAGATCAGTTTTTTAacttttgatgtgttttttttatcacttaaTTACTTAAGCAAGTGTTTTGCAGAgtttatttgaattttaaaatgttaaatcacAACAGACATTTTGGTCTGAAAAAGAATCACTTTCATCACATCTGTGTGCCTTCGTTTTACATTTTAGCATATTATTGGGATCAATATGTCAGATAACCATCTGTGACTTGTTTAAAGCTGCACAGGTTTTCAAGTGTTGAACTGCACGACTCTTCTGCTAACTTTTAAGTTAAAACTTCCATGTGCATGCCAACAGCAAAACTAGGACACAGGTCAAAACATATTTCATATTGAAAAACAATTTGAGGAGTTAATCAGTTATGAATGTCTGCTGTATTTTAGAAAAATCTGATTATGCCTTTATTTCCACATTCTGTCTAAATAATTATCATATTGCTTTCCATAATTTAAACTGGCTGACTGTTTCAAATGTGGAGCATATCTCGTGGTTTAGTGCAAAACATTTCAGAGTCAAAACAAAATGAGATTTAGGCttgaaatttgattttaaagttgATTTTAAAGACTCCCTTCATTGAAACTGTATTGAAGCGCTGCAGCCAAAAATAAGTATCCCAAACACATTCCAAACATTTCATGAGGCAGCACATGAAGCATTCAGCTGTTCTCGGACTCACCATGCCATCGGAGCAGTTGGAGCGGGGGCTGGAGGCGTCTGAATCCCCTGAGTAGTGCTCCAGCTGTGGGTAGAAGCTGTCGTCCCTGCTGGTCCTCAGCAGTGCCTGCAGTGACTCGATGTAGCTGATGGCGTTGCGGAGGATCTCCACTTTAGGCAGCCGCTGGTTTGGATTTGCCGCCGTGCAGCGTTTCAGGGTCTCAAAGGCGTCGTTGACCTTACCAAGCCGCCGCCTTTCTCGCATCGTCGCTGCTTTCCTCCGGTCTTCGTGTGACGTTTTCCTCTTGCAGGCCTTGCAGGCCCAAAGCAGGCAGTGCCCTCCCGCCTGGTGGAGGCCCCCGGGGGCCCTCACATGCTCGTCCTCCTCTGTGGTGGGGacgtggtggtggtgatgatggtggtgaagATGGTCTTCTGTCTTCAGCAGACCGGCGTGCATCAGCCGGGAGTCAAGGTCGTCAAAGAAGTTCATGTCGCTGGTGCTGAAGCAGGGGTCATCGTAGAGGTCgtcagcagaggagagagggaagggaaGGTCGGAGAGATCCATTGGCCTCCGTAGAAGATTCTCTCAGAGCTATaagaagaagtagaagagaAGAAGTCCTCTGAAAAGTTCCTCTTCTGACTGAAAAAGTCTCCACACAGTGTTTGTCAAACTGAAAAGGggttaaaagaaagaaagggtagaaaaagaaaagcaaggtGTCTCCTAGAAGTCTGCTGTCAAAGTCAGTTGATAAGAAAGTGGAAACTGATTGCAGAGGAGATAAGTGTGAGTTAAAGGGCCAGTCTGTGTAACTTCAGCTCCCTCAGCTTGGGTTGTCTTATAAAGGAGTCAGTGTGGAGGCGGGGCTGTGGTGTAAGTGACCAATGACCTGAGGggtgtggtttgtgtgtgtgtgtgtgtgtgtgtgtgtgcacgcgtgtgTGCAGGAGGGTGTCACTGGGGTGAAACTCAGCAACAAGAAGGAAGCAATAAAAGAGTTCATCTTAACTGATCATTGATCCAGGGCCCAGTTGTTCAAAAGTAATCTGGTC
Encoded proteins:
- the LOC125906037 gene encoding myoblast determination protein 1 homolog, whose amino-acid sequence is MDLSDLPFPLSSADDLYDDPCFSTSDMNFFDDLDSRLMHAGLLKTEDHLHHHHHHHHVPTTEEDEHVRAPGGLHQAGGHCLLWACKACKRKTSHEDRRKAATMRERRRLGKVNDAFETLKRCTAANPNQRLPKVEILRNAISYIESLQALLRTSRDDSFYPQLEHYSGDSDASSPRSNCSDGMVDFISPCSTRSENSDGSYCGHTDDSSSSKPSLISSLDCLSSIVERISTDPAVAPPGDSVVPQGPGSPQSSPAGSSPPAEPNSIFEPL